DNA sequence from the Chryseobacterium indicum genome:
TCTTATTGTAGGAATTCCTGTAGCCGGACGTATGCATCCGGATCTGCAAACAGCTCAGGGTATGTTTGTGAATAATCTTGCGGTAAAAAATAAAATTGATTCGGAGGAAACCATAGAGTCTTTCTTAAAGAAAGTTAATAATAAAATCGAAGAAGTTCTTCTTAATCAGGAATATCCTTTTTCTTTATTATTGGAAGAGTTGGACTATCAGAAAGACAGCAGCAGAAATCCTGTTTTTGATACAATGTTTGTTTATCAAAATATGGGCTTTCCTGAATATATTCCAAATGATTTTTCTTTTTCACGACATTTCTTTGATTCAGGAACCTCAAAGTTTGATATCTCAATGGAGGTGTTTGATTATGAAGAATCTCTTAAATATTATATCGAATATGCTACTCATCTGTTCAGAAAAGAAACTATTCTGGAATTTCAGAAACATTTTGAAATACTGATAGATAAGATTATATCAGATTCACAGTGTCGATTACAAGATATCATTTTGCTTAGCGAAGAAGATTACAAACAACAGATCATTAATTTTAATGATACTGAATCGGCGTATCCTAAGCAAAAAACAGTTGTAGATTATATTGAAGAACAGGCACAGAATAAACCTGATAAAATAGCTTTACGTTTTGAAAATCAAAATATTAATTATTTTGAACTGAATGTAAAAGCGGATCAGTTATCCTCTCTTCTGGATCATAAAGGAATCAAAGAAGGTGACATTGTCGGGATTCTCATGAAAAGATCTCCGGAATTTATAATTTCAATGTTAGGGATTTTAAAATCAGGAGCTACTTTCCTGCCTCTTGACAGCGATTTACCGCAAGATAGATTACATTTTATCTTGCAAAATAGCGAAAGTGTAATGGTTATTACTGATGAGAATCATAAAACTCTTATTCAGGATGATGTTCAGACTTTAATATATGAACAAGCGATTCATCTTCAAAATGAAATAAAGATAAATAAAAGACAGCATAATTCTGAGTCAACTGCTTATGTTATTTACACTTCAGGTACAACAGGCAACCCAAAAGGAGTAATGATCTCTCAGAAATCACTGCTTAATTACACACTTTGGGCTGCAGAAAAATATATTAATAAAAGAGAAATAAGTTTTCCATTTTTTACTTCTGTTTCTTTCGATCTTACGATTACATCTCTGTTTACTCCGCTTGTAACAGGAAATACAATTATTATCTATCCGGAAGATCCACACAATATGCTCATCGAAAAAGTAATTTTCGAAAATAAGTCAGATATCATTAAACTTACTCCTTCGCATCTTAAGATAGTTGATCAGCTGGATCTTAAATCTTTAAGTGAAATCTCTGTTAAAACATTTATTGTGGGTGGCGAAGAATTAGAGCAATCTCTTGCTCAGAGAATTTATACAAAATTCGGATCCAAAATTGAGATTTATAATGAATACGGCCCTACAGAAGCTACTGTCGGATGTATGATTTATCAGTTTAATTCTCAGGATTCTTATATGACAGTTCCAATTGGCGGTCCTATTCATAATTCACAGATTTATCTTCTTAATGAAAACCTGAAACCTGTTCCTACAGGTGTAAAAGGAGATCTTTATATTGCAGGAGACGGATTAGCGCAAGGATATCTGAATAATGAAAGCTTAACTCAGGAAAGATTTATCAATAATCCTTTTGTTGAGGGTACAAAAATGTACAGATCAGGAGATACAGCCAGAAGACTTTCTAATAATATACTGGAATATATCAATCGTACAGACAATCAGGTTAAGATAAATGGGTATAGAGTAGAGCTTTTAGAAATCGAGAACAGTATTATACAGAATACTAACATAGAACATGTCGTTGTGATATGTAACAATACGAATAGCGGTTCAAAAAAACTGGAAGCATATTATTTGAAGCCTTCTGATGTAGAAATAGATTCGCAGGCTTTAAAAAACATACTTTCCGCAGTATTACCTCATTATATGATACCTGCAGTTTTTGTTGCGGTAGATGAAATACCATTGACAAAAAACGGCAAGGTAGATCACTCAAAACTTATACAGTTGGGTTCTGCAAAAGCGGTTGTAAATAAAACAATCCCCGCTAACAAAATGCAGGAAATTTGTACAGAAATATGGATGCAGATCTTTAATGAAGAAGATATTTCCGTTAACGACAATTTTTATGAATTAGGAGGAGATTCTATCAAAGCTGTTCAGATATCCTCTAGATTACTGGAAAGAGGAATCGTTTTGAAAGCAAAAGACATTCTTCAATATCCTACTATTGAATTATCTTCATCTTATGCCAAAGTTCAGAAGTCAGAAACACAGTATGAGCAAGGTTTAGTTGTTGGCAAAAAAGGATTTACGCCTATAGAATCATGGTTTTTTGAAAATAAATTTGAAAATCCGAATTACTTTAATCAATCTTTGGTTCTTACGGTAAAAAAAGAGGTTAATATTTCTTATCTAGCACTTGCTTTTGAAAAGCTTATTCAGCATCACGATGGATTAAGATTAAAATACAATGCAGATGAAAATGTTTTATTTATCGACGGATATCATACAAACAGCTTTTCTGTAAACGAATATTTTGCACAGTCAGAGGAGGAATTCGAATCTTTCGCTATACAGTTGAAAAATAGTCTTAATCTTTCAGACGGACTTTTAATTAAAGCTTGTATAATTTATCAGAGCGGTAAAGATCCTTTATTATTAATTACTGCTCATCATTTGGTAATGGATGGTTTTTCTTGGAGAATATTGCTTGAAGATCTTTTTACATCTTATTCTGCAATAGAAGAAGGTAAAGATATTATCTTGCCCAAAAAGACAATTTCTTTACTGGAATGGAAAAAGGAGATAGACCTTTATAATACACTTCAAAACTTCAGATTACAAGAAGAATACTGGAAAAACATACAATCTTCAGATAATAAACTTCCTCGGGATTTTGCTGAAGAAAATATATTTATCCGGGATGCGAATAAAATTTCAGAAGAATTATCAGAAGAAAAAACAAATTTCTTATTGAAAGTTCAAAATACGTATAAAGTTAATGTAAATACCATATTAACTACTGCTTTAGCACTTTCTTTAAAGGAATGGACCGGCAAAAACGATTTCGTAATAGAACTTGAAAATCATGGAAGACATCTTGAGAATACAAATGCTTCAAGAACGATTGGCTGGTTCACAGCGATGTATCCTGCAAAAATTGAAGTTTCGGACAATAATATTGAAGCGAATCTCATTGCTGTAAAGGAGCAGCTTTCAAAAATTCCTGACTTGGGAATAGGATACGGAATCAATAAATACATGAACTTGTCTTTAAATGACAAAAAAGAACTTATACCCGAAATAAGATTCAATTATCTTGGACAGTTTGGTCAGGAACTTTCTAATTCTCTGTTTTCTTATTCTGCTATTCAACACGGAA
Encoded proteins:
- a CDS encoding non-ribosomal peptide synthetase yields the protein MLSERILPNIKTLIQLLEIRKELYSSGITCIEGGDEETFLSYPQLYDEALKALHYLQSKGLKPGSELVFQIDDNQIFVIVFWACILGGIYPVPLTVGTNEDHKNKLLNIWPVLNDPFLIISEYNSKKSNLLSKTDILGNIEEKIIYQENVRSSENFGSVHNVQEDDIAFIQFSSGSTGNPKGVILTHKNLVTNVRAISEASGYSATDRMISWMPLTHDMGLIGFHINPLFIGMSQYLIPTNVFVRRPSLWLQKAHEHQCTILCSPNFGYNYTLKHFNRDNDTLDLSSVRLIYNGAEPVSVNIIQEFLEVFCQYGLNENAIRPVYGLAEASLAVSIPDMNDKITYFSFSRDHLNFGDKVVITQENENSLSFVNVGKAINDCQIRIADEQNNSVDEEIIGEIQIKGDNVTGGYYNNASETENIVISDKWVRTGDLGFMKNGSLYVTGRMKDIIFINGQNYYPHDIERVAEAVENIELNKIVAVGHYDETAQKEEIITFVFHRGSLENFIPIAQELKSKINIEMGIDIDMVIPVKDIPRTTSGKLQRFKLLNDFKNGKFEEIQNRFAEVISKIKTEEKEEPANETEQYILNIWKKILKQETLGVTDKFFESGGNSLKAAELSMLLFKELQAELPISVLYTYQTVKELAAIIQNLEKKAYVSIPKIKSELYPLASMQKRLYYAWEMDKESTAYNTPLALKIKGNIDIVRLNKAVEQIIKKHDALRITFKNHSEPAFKINEIVVCETIQHDEVPSEINSLLKDRVRPFDLINGPLFRVEIFKGETETILFLDFHHIISDGLSIYNFLNELMVLYDGKESEQYSAGYGDFSYWEKDYLKSDPLNKQKEFWIKELEGELPVLDFPLDFQRPSLLDYNGQRLEFVIDQKKSSQLKKIALKNNCTLHVLLFSVYNILLSKYTGKRDLIVGIPVAGRMHPDLQTAQGMFVNNLAVKNKIDSEETIESFLKKVNNKIEEVLLNQEYPFSLLLEELDYQKDSSRNPVFDTMFVYQNMGFPEYIPNDFSFSRHFFDSGTSKFDISMEVFDYEESLKYYIEYATHLFRKETILEFQKHFEILIDKIISDSQCRLQDIILLSEEDYKQQIINFNDTESAYPKQKTVVDYIEEQAQNKPDKIALRFENQNINYFELNVKADQLSSLLDHKGIKEGDIVGILMKRSPEFIISMLGILKSGATFLPLDSDLPQDRLHFILQNSESVMVITDENHKTLIQDDVQTLIYEQAIHLQNEIKINKRQHNSESTAYVIYTSGTTGNPKGVMISQKSLLNYTLWAAEKYINKREISFPFFTSVSFDLTITSLFTPLVTGNTIIIYPEDPHNMLIEKVIFENKSDIIKLTPSHLKIVDQLDLKSLSEISVKTFIVGGEELEQSLAQRIYTKFGSKIEIYNEYGPTEATVGCMIYQFNSQDSYMTVPIGGPIHNSQIYLLNENLKPVPTGVKGDLYIAGDGLAQGYLNNESLTQERFINNPFVEGTKMYRSGDTARRLSNNILEYINRTDNQVKINGYRVELLEIENSIIQNTNIEHVVVICNNTNSGSKKLEAYYLKPSDVEIDSQALKNILSAVLPHYMIPAVFVAVDEIPLTKNGKVDHSKLIQLGSAKAVVNKTIPANKMQEICTEIWMQIFNEEDISVNDNFYELGGDSIKAVQISSRLLERGIVLKAKDILQYPTIELSSSYAKVQKSETQYEQGLVVGKKGFTPIESWFFENKFENPNYFNQSLVLTVKKEVNISYLALAFEKLIQHHDGLRLKYNADENVLFIDGYHTNSFSVNEYFAQSEEEFESFAIQLKNSLNLSDGLLIKACIIYQSGKDPLLLITAHHLVMDGFSWRILLEDLFTSYSAIEEGKDIILPKKTISLLEWKKEIDLYNTLQNFRLQEEYWKNIQSSDNKLPRDFAEENIFIRDANKISEELSEEKTNFLLKVQNTYKVNVNTILTTALALSLKEWTGKNDFVIELENHGRHLENTNASRTIGWFTAMYPAKIEVSDNNIEANLIAVKEQLSKIPDLGIGYGINKYMNLSLNDKKELIPEIRFNYLGQFGQELSNSLFSYSAIQHGMESHPDNRMTAKIEINMFVINGKFCTEIIYNTMQYKEKTMLWILDSFFKNIINIIEYIQTENNVYLTPSDFDSVELDQQELNSLFF